In one Candidatus Cloacimonadota bacterium genomic region, the following are encoded:
- a CDS encoding 5'-nucleotidase, lipoprotein e(P4) family: MKTRILIPALLLIFLLTSLSANAENPQMNDESFLMAALWQTTSAEYRALCYQAYNIARVNLEKDMQIKTEKKRAILVDMDETIIDNSLYNAVRVVREQEYPKEFYKWIDSSKADAVAGAMDFLNFADRNNYEIFYITNRRMESYDISLKQLQTMNFPQADSLHLLLKETSSNKETRRQMIAGKYHIALLLGDNCDDFSEEFYRKSIEERKNAVNFLKDEFGTKFIILPNPIHGAWKKAIYEYKNGLSTKEKTKMKLEKLKIY; encoded by the coding sequence ATGAAAACTAGAATTCTAATTCCTGCTTTATTATTAATTTTTCTGCTAACATCATTATCTGCCAATGCTGAAAATCCACAAATGAATGATGAAAGTTTTCTGATGGCTGCTCTGTGGCAGACCACATCTGCAGAATATCGTGCTTTATGTTATCAAGCATATAATATTGCCAGAGTAAATTTAGAAAAAGATATGCAGATAAAAACCGAAAAAAAACGTGCAATTCTGGTGGATATGGATGAAACGATAATTGACAATTCGCTTTATAATGCTGTGCGAGTGGTTCGCGAACAAGAATATCCCAAAGAGTTTTACAAATGGATAGATTCTTCAAAAGCAGACGCAGTTGCCGGTGCAATGGACTTTCTCAATTTTGCAGATAGAAATAATTACGAAATTTTTTATATAACTAACAGAAGAATGGAATCTTATGATATCTCTTTGAAACAACTCCAAACAATGAATTTTCCGCAAGCGGATTCGCTCCACCTTCTTCTAAAAGAAACGAGTTCTAATAAAGAAACCCGCCGGCAAATGATCGCCGGGAAATATCATATTGCTCTTTTACTTGGGGATAATTGTGACGATTTCTCCGAAGAATTTTATCGAAAATCCATTGAGGAAAGAAAAAATGCAGTAAATTTTTTAAAAGACGAGTTTGGAACCAAATTCATCATCCTGCCAAATCCAATTCACGGAGCTTGGAAAAAAGCGATCTACGAATATAAAAATGGTCTTAGCACAAAAGAAAAAACTAAAATGAAATTGGAAAAATTGAAGATTTATTAA
- a CDS encoding T9SS type A sorting domain-containing protein, with protein PDSISISGDTLTIIPPSTPTYEELIGYNIYLDGTLLAFINQPVYILSLQPGIYTMGISAVYEDGESAITTTTFVILDIFNPPQNVQYEIIDDHVHLTWDDPAPGSTSPFENFRIYVDGNIYEETLENQCDIFGLINGLIYEIAVTAIYEAGESEIYPFEIIYTGNDVDLENISIANSKAYPNPFSYSTTISYYSKALSIAADVQSEIEIFNIKGRSLRQFKIHHEDIGKKYRINSVIWDGKESNGSLVSSGIYFYQIKIDNKIMFMNKLLLIR; from the coding sequence CTCCTGATAGTATTTCGATAAGTGGAGATACTTTGACGATTATTCCCCCTTCAACCCCAACTTATGAGGAATTAATTGGCTACAATATTTACCTTGATGGAACTTTATTAGCGTTCATCAATCAACCCGTTTATATTCTTTCGCTTCAACCGGGAATATATACTATGGGAATTTCAGCCGTTTACGAAGATGGAGAATCTGCAATAACCACCACGACTTTTGTTATCCTTGATATTTTTAATCCACCTCAAAATGTGCAATATGAAATTATTGATGACCACGTTCATCTCACCTGGGATGATCCTGCACCAGGTAGCACATCCCCTTTTGAAAATTTTCGCATTTATGTAGATGGAAATATTTATGAAGAAACCTTAGAAAATCAATGTGATATTTTTGGCTTGATAAATGGATTAATTTATGAGATTGCGGTTACCGCGATTTACGAAGCTGGTGAATCAGAAATATATCCATTTGAAATAATTTACACCGGAAATGATGTTGATTTGGAAAATATTTCAATAGCGAATTCAAAAGCCTATCCTAATCCATTTTCTTATTCCACAACGATTTCTTATTATTCCAAGGCTCTTAGCATTGCTGCTGATGTACAAAGTGAAATAGAAATTTTTAACATAAAAGGACGATCCCTTCGTCAATTCAAAATTCATCATGAAGATATTGGAAAAAAATATAGAATTAATTCTGTTATTTGGGATGGAAAAGAAAGTAACGGCAGTCTCGTTTCAAGTGGAATTTATTTTTATCAGATCAAAATCGATAATAAAATAATGTTTATGAATAAGTTGCTTTTAATACGCTAA
- a CDS encoding right-handed parallel beta-helix repeat-containing protein: protein MKKNLMIFTVLYFTLFLLTNLNATDVSGDQSGTWLPENNPYNIIGEITVPSGDSLEIQAGVNVIAQGNYRITALGNILAFGTFSDSILFCGAEGIFWGGIRLENENVQSEFYHCHISNTNDDNDYGISAVNSPIFINHCTLNDHKKAVHFFGLPSANPAYMEMKNSKISNCELNGILITDNSNVLIDSCEITQCGLGTQFRGAIQLALQLSSHSCSPTITHSWIHHNGKQGITMGNLFNYDDMSPTVNYNDVSFNLTGMYLYNAKGFYRNNFIHDNYIENDPNTGAGVMLYGSGANAVFTENNVTGNYTGFFLQNNATANLGNLNNADPNDDGWNLIHDNIFYDGTVYSVVNMSS from the coding sequence GGAGATCAATCAGGTACCTGGTTACCTGAAAATAATCCCTACAACATCATCGGAGAAATTACAGTTCCGAGTGGTGATAGCCTTGAAATACAAGCCGGAGTAAATGTAATTGCTCAAGGAAATTATAGAATCACTGCATTGGGAAATATCCTCGCTTTCGGCACTTTTTCCGATTCCATTTTGTTTTGCGGAGCAGAAGGGATTTTTTGGGGTGGTATCCGTCTTGAAAACGAAAATGTGCAAAGTGAATTCTACCATTGCCATATTTCAAACACAAATGATGATAACGATTATGGTATTTCTGCGGTGAATTCTCCGATCTTCATTAATCATTGCACTTTAAACGATCACAAAAAAGCAGTTCACTTTTTTGGTTTACCATCCGCAAACCCAGCATATATGGAGATGAAAAATTCAAAGATCTCAAATTGTGAATTAAACGGGATTCTGATAACCGATAATTCTAATGTGCTGATAGATTCCTGCGAAATTACTCAATGCGGTCTTGGGACGCAATTTCGGGGAGCAATTCAACTTGCTTTGCAACTCAGTTCGCATTCCTGCAGCCCGACTATTACCCACAGTTGGATTCATCATAACGGAAAACAAGGAATCACTATGGGAAATCTTTTTAACTATGATGATATGTCTCCAACTGTCAACTATAATGATGTGTCATTTAATCTGACCGGAATGTATCTTTACAATGCAAAAGGGTTTTATAGAAATAATTTTATCCACGACAATTATATTGAAAACGATCCGAATACAGGTGCGGGTGTGATGCTCTACGGTTCGGGAGCAAATGCAGTTTTCACGGAAAATAACGTTACCGGAAATTATACGGGATTTTTTCTGCAAAATAACGCAACTGCCAATTTGGGCAACTTGAATAATGCCGACCCAAATGACGACGGATGGAATCTGATCCACGATAATATTTTCTATGACGGAACCGTTTACAGCGTGGTTAATATGAGTTC